One window of the Candidatus Jettenia sp. genome contains the following:
- a CDS encoding bacteriohemerythrin produces MEKILWGESFSVGVRDLDEQHKQIIIMVNTLIDMNDTKVDSEIISDTLTKMTRYATDHFNKEEQYMLEYSYPEYSLQKKQHQEFKRKTVDFCMETMIHNTTVPIAIFTYLKSWWTNHILKDDMKYKKFFNERGLK; encoded by the coding sequence AAAGTTTTAGTGTCGGCGTTCGGGACCTTGATGAACAACATAAACAAATCATCATCATGGTAAACACCTTAATCGACATGAATGACACAAAAGTCGATTCAGAAATTATCTCGGATACATTAACAAAAATGACCCGATACGCCACTGATCATTTTAACAAAGAAGAACAATATATGCTCGAATATAGTTATCCGGAGTATTCATTACAAAAAAAACAACACCAGGAATTTAAGAGAAAAACCGTTGATTTTTGTATGGAAACGATGATCCACAATACGACGGTCCCGATAGCAATATTCACGTATTTAAAATCGTGGTGGACGAACCATATACTGAAAGATGATATGAAGTACAAAAAGTTTTTCAACGAGAGAGGACTAAAGTAA